GTGAATTAAGAACATGTAAAGGCCTCCGACCTGAGACTATTACAAGGATAAGAACTCCAAAGCTGTATATATCAGCTTTTTCCATTAAGTAACCACACCCTCCATATTCTGGTGCAACATAGCATAATGTACCTCTCATGCTCGTCGTGCTGCTCAACTCTCGACTGAATAGATCACCACTCCACATATCACTACCAACTGAGCGCGAATTCTTTCTCCTCCAACCTTTCCTAAAACTGAATTCTGCATCCGGATCATCTGCATTCTGGTCCTGCATTCTGAAATTTCTCTTTCTCTTGAATCGAAAGCGTTTACCAATATCAAAATGTGGAATCTTGAACCGCTTTTTGCAGTAATGTTCTAACCTCTTGGCCTTCTTACTCTTCTTGCTTAGTTCATCAAGGTGCTCTTCTTTCCACCACTCTTTCATCTTCCTCGGCTTCTTGTTATGCGCTTTCCCCTTTATCTCCTTCTCGGACTCTTTCTTGGGAATCTCTAACTCTTGTTCATGTAATGTGGTTTCTTGGACTTCCTCAAATTTACTCATAGGTGCTGAAATATCCAAACTGGTTTTATGAGGAGAGCACTTTTTTTCTAAGTCCCATTCAGGATTAGTTGATGGGCAAATTTGGCTTCCAATCCATTCCATTACATAATCTTTGCTACATAATTCACCACTACCATCTTGTCTCCACCACCAATCTTTACCCCATTGTTTGACATTTCTTGCTTTATCATCTCCACTTAAAGCAGTACACAAGTCCAACTTTTTACTATGGTTAAAACTGCTAAGCTCCTCTTCATAACTAGCTACaccattttcaataattgaaacTTCCTTTCCTTTAACATTCCTAGATGTGGCATCATTTTCATTAAAGAAACTTAAATTATGGGTCACAGAATTCAAGCCAAAAGCTCTAATATTTTGGAAACTTTTACTAcctttagaagaagaagaagcttgtAAAGCCATAGCAAAATCTACCTCATCTTGACTTTCCATAGGTGTCCCAATAGGTGTTGGAGTCTCAGTTCCTGTAGTTAATGCCCCTAAATTCCCAGAAAGATCTTGACTTTTCCACAGCTCTTGACTCTTGCCCAATTCTTGACTGAACAAATCA
This DNA window, taken from Nicotiana tabacum cultivar K326 chromosome 4, ASM71507v2, whole genome shotgun sequence, encodes the following:
- the LOC107796660 gene encoding putative receptor-like protein kinase At1g80870; this encodes MTSRQPLPSNPRHMTSTIFLVITTLASLIILFAILYFLYYLWYSLVHRSRTNPFDSNTPLVKLHRFSYKELKSATEGFSDSTSIGKGGSGTVFRGILEDGKLVAVKLLDSASFQSEREFQNELQILGGIKSPLIVSLLGYCVEKSKRLVVYEYMPNRSLQESLFSESNLCMNWSRRFDVILDVAKALAFLHIDCDPPVIHGDVKPSNVLLDSEYRAKLSDFGLSRLKLEEEFGVDLFSQELGKSQELWKSQDLSGNLGALTTGTETPTPIGTPMESQDEVDFAMALQASSSSKGSKSFQNIRAFGLNSVTHNLSFFNENDATSRNVKGKEVSIIENGVASYEEELSSFNHSKKLDLCTALSGDDKARNVKQWGKDWWWRQDGSGELCSKDYVMEWIGSQICPSTNPEWDLEKKCSPHKTSLDISAPMSKFEEVQETTLHEQELEIPKKESEKEIKGKAHNKKPRKMKEWWKEEHLDELSKKSKKAKRLEHYCKKRFKIPHFDIGKRFRFKRKRNFRMQDQNADDPDAEFSFRKGWRRKNSRSVGSDMWSGDLFSRELSSTTSMRGTLCYVAPEYGGCGYLMEKADIYSFGVLILVIVSGRRPLHVLNSPMKLEKANLLSWCKQLANAGNVLELVDERLRDDYNKEQASLCINLALACLQKMPELRPDISDIVRILKGETELPSLPFEFSPSPPSRNFSRSRRRQKSCAE